One Ciconia boyciana chromosome 9, ASM3463844v1, whole genome shotgun sequence genomic window carries:
- the FHOD1 gene encoding FH1/FH2 domain-containing protein 1 isoform X3 — translation MAEAVVPCRLQYLQDADPFGCGSFPEPRRAPVYAVVEALALGAQLPALHCLLGAPLPLEDCTLQVSPSGPYLDLDLSLLEQKDDLEGFYEEVRKGRRPTLILRTQLSVRVHAIIEKLYNSQGPELRRSLFSLKQLFQEDKDLVPEFVNLDGLTCLIKVGAEADQNYQNYILRALSQIMLFVDGMQGVINHNETVQWLYMLSGSPFRLVVKMALKLLLVFVEFTEPNALLLIHAINTVDQARGTCPWSNLMAILEQRNGADTELLVFAMTLINKTLAALPDQDTFYDVTDCLEQQGMERVVQQYLGSKGTDLDLKQQFALYENALKLEDGVEELPSGGRKERRRTDEARRGWRSQGSCSEPSTDTQPLLGSPGTPKESPTGDTPAVPVPSSPAEPCPGSVYNSASSVRLALASPPAEKEQPPGLGERSIYKARFLENLAAAQKEKISSMAKGRLDVLSEAVPEHPTTLTWDRDSSTPEPRMEPLSIRSRLARLDTDSCSTISSDTKFMLDMLYAKGSSEPEKEKVFPKVLSSPMVQGEVEMDAEGGGSQEQEGAWLCGRAPDGPVASAHTKLVRAMSSVDAETHTQKLDNTGMMPIKKDAELTWERLEASPVQLKIKDLDFTDLGEEEDFDVLDTGPMANSSFLPPSIEATSAGALMVPPPPPAVPGCPPPPPPPPAVPGCPPPPPPPPAVLGCPGLPGPSATDGPSQAKKKRTVKLFWKELKQLDGTVGPGRFGQVTLWASLQNVEVNAAKLEHLFESRSKEVPTSKKAIDGKKVVVVLDPKRSNAINIGLTVLPPVHIIKTAVLNFDEFAVNKEGIEKILTMVPTEEEKQKIQEAQLANPDVPLGSAEQFLLALSSISDLTARLQLWAFKLDYESLEQEIAEPLFDLKVGMEQLARNHTFKCILATLLAMGNFLNGSQSRGFELGYLEKVSEVKDTVHRQSLLHHLCQMVVEKFPETTDLYSEIASITRSAKVDFDELANSLVQLERRCRASWDNLKVIAKHETKPVLKSKLTDFLKDSTQRIVVLKVVHRRVLNRFHSFLLYLGYPASVARDVKVTPICKLLREFALEYRTCRERVLQQQKKRAAHRERNKTRGRLITETEKFSGIAEAASPPAVVSSGPEEQMEAGHESMKSLLTSPADAPARRSRASRGTGQATPAQGFAAQEDVPSSPDDASDEIMDQLVKSVTHNANPRPCTNKERRRSRSNRKSLRRTLKSGLSDDLVQALGLGRAPSVEV, via the exons ATGGCGGAGGCGGTGGTACCGTGCCGGCTGCAGTACCTGCAGGACGCGGACCCCTTCGGCTGCGGCAGCTTCCCGGAGCCGCGGCGAGCCCCGGTTTACGCCGTGGTGGAGGCGCTGGCCCTGGGGGCGCAGTTGCCCGCCCTGCACTGCCTGCTCGGGGCCCCGCTGCCG CTGGAGGACTGCACGCTGCAGGTCTCGCCCTCCGGACCCTACCTGGACCTTGACTTgtccctgctggagcagaaggaTGATCTGGAGGGTTTCTACGAGGAGGTCAG GAAGGGGAGACGGCCAACTCTGATCCTGCGCACGCAGCTCTCCGTCCGAGTCCACGCCATCATCG aGAAGCTGTACAACTCGCAGGGGCCAGAGCTGCGGCGATCCCTCTTCTCCCTCAAGCAGCTCTTTCAG GAGGACAAGGACCTGGTGCCAGAGTTTGTGAACCTGGATGGGTTGACATGCCTGATCAAAGTGGGGGCAGAGGCTGACCAGAACTACCAGAATTACATCCTCCGGG CCTTGAGCCAGATCATGCTCTTCGTGGACGGGATGCAGGGTGTCATCAACCACAACGAGACCGTCCAGTGGCTGTACATGCTGTCAGGAAGCCCA TTTCGCCTGGTGGTGAAGATGGCgctgaagctgctgctggtgtttgTGGAGTTTACGGAGCCCAACGCCCTGCTCCTCATCCACGCCATCAACACCGTGGACCAGGCAAGAG GCACGTGTCCGTGGTCCAACCTGATGGCCATCCTGGAGCAACGCAATGGGGCTgacacagagctgctggtgtTTGCCATGACACTGATCAACAAG ACGCTGGCAGCCCTCCCAGACCAGGACACCTTCTACGACGTGACAGACTGCCTGGAGCAGCAGGGCATGGAGCGGGTGGTGCAGCAGTACCTGGGCAGCAAGGGCACTGACCTTGACTTGAAGCAGCAGTTCGCACTCTATGAA AACGCTCTCAAGCTGGAGGATGGCGTGGAAGAGCTGCCCTCAGGGGGACGCAAGGAGCGGAGGAGGACGGACGAGGCCCGGCGCGGGTGGCGATCCCAGGGCAGCTGCTCGGAACCCAGCACCGATACCCAGCCATTGCTGGGGTCCCCTGGCACCCCGAAGGAGTCCCCCACCGGGGACACCCCAGCTGTCCCCGTGccgagcagccctgcaga ACCCTGTCCCGGCAGCGTCTACAACAGCGCGTCCAGCGTGCGGCTGGCCCTGGCCTCCCCCCCAGCCGAGAAGGAGCAGCCCCCAGGCCTGGGCGAGCGCAGCATCTACAA AGCTCGCTTCTTGGAGAACCTGGCTGCAGCCCAGAAGGAGAAGATCTCTTCCATGGCCAAGGGACGGCTCGATGTCCTCAGCGAAGCTGTGCCAGAGCATCCCACCACTCTCACATGGGACAGAGACAGCAGCACCCCTGAGCCCAGGATGGAGCCACTCAGCATAA ggtCTCGCCTGGCTCGGCTGGACACCGACTCCTGCAGCACCATCTCCTCCGACACCAAGTTTATGCTGGACATGCTCTACGCCAAGGGCTCCTCAGAGCCAGAGAAGGAGAAGGTCTTCCCCAAGGTCCTGTCGTCCCCCATGGTCCAGGGTGAGGTGGAGATGGATGCTGAGGGAGgtggcagccaggagcaggagggTGCCTGGCTCTGTGGCAGGGCTCCAGACGGGCCAGTGGCCAGTGCTCACACCAAGCTGGTGCGTGCCATGTCCAGTGTAGATGCcgagacacacacacagaagctgGACAACACTGGGATGATGCCCATCAAGAAGGATGCGGAGCTGACGTGGGAGCGCCTGGAGGCCAGCCCTGTGCAGCTGAAGATCAAGGACCTGGACTTCACTGatttgggggaagaagaagacTTTGACGTCCTGGACACAGGGCCCATGGCCAACagttcctttctccctcccagcaTTGAAGCAACGAGCGCTGGAGCTCTCATGGTtccccctccacctcctgccGTCCCTGGCTgcccaccacctccacctccacctcctgcCGTCCCTGGCTgcccaccacctccacctccacctcctgcCGTCCTcggctgcccagggctgccaggCCCCTCAGCAACGGATGGCCCCTCCCAGGCCAAGAAGAAGAGGACAGTGAAACTCTTCTGGAAGGAGCTGAAGCAGCTGGATGGCACTGTGGGGCCGGGCAGGTTCGGCCAGGTGACACTGTGGGCATCCCTGCAGAACGTCGAGGTCAATGCTGCCAAACTGGAGCATCTCTTTGAGTCACGGTCAAAGGAAGTGCCAACTTCAAAG AAGGCCATTGATGGGaagaaggtggtggtggtgctggaCCCCAAGAGGAGCAACGCCATCAACATTGGCCTCACAGTGCTGCCACCTGTGCACATCATCAAGACGGCTGTACTCAACTTCGACGAGTTTGCAGTCAATAAGGAAGGGATTGAG AAAATCCTGACTATGGTCCCGACcgaggaggagaagcagaagatcCAGGAGGCCCAGTTGGCCAACCCTGATGTACCCttgggctctgcagagcagttcCTGCTCGCCCTGTCTTCCATCAGCGACCTCACGGCCAGGCTCCAGCTCTGGGCCTTCAAGCTGGACTACGAGAGCCTGGAGCAG GAGATTGCAGAGCCACTCTTTGATCTGAAGGTGGGCATGGAGCAGCTGGCCAGAAATCACACTTTCAAGTGCATCCTGGCCACGCTGCTGGCCATGGGCAACTTCTTGAACGGCTCCCAG AGCAGAGGCTTTGAGCTGGGCTACCTGGAGAAGGTTTCAGAAGTGAAGGACACGGTGCACCGGCAGTCCCTGCTCCACCATCTCTGCCAGATGGTGGTAGAGAAGTTCCCAGAAACCACTGACCTCTACTCAGAGATTGCCTCCATCACCCGCTCCGCCAAG GTTGACTTTGACGAGCTGGCCAACAGCCTCGTGCAGCTGGAGCGGAGGTGCAGGGCCTCCTGGGACAACCTGAAGGTGATTGCCAAGCACGAGACCAAGCCAGTGCTGAAGAGCAAGCTGACGGACTTCCTCAAGGACAGCACCCAGCGCATTGTCGTCTTGAAGGTGGTGCACAGGCGTGTCCTCAACAG GTTTCACTCCTTCCTGCTGTACCTGGGGTACCCAGCGAGCGTGGCCCGGGACGTGAAGGTGACACCCATCTGCAAGCTGCTGCGGGAGTTCGCCCTGGAGTACCGCACCTGCCGGGAGCgtgtcctgcagcagcagaagaaacgGGCTGCCCACCGCGAGCGCAACAAGACCCGGGGACGGCTCATCACCGAG accGAGAAGTTCTCTGGCATTGCCGAGGCTGCTTCACCGCCTGCTGTGGTGTCCAGCGGCCCTGAGGAGCAGATGGAAGCAGGTCACGAGAGCATGAAGAGCCTGCTGACCTCCCCTGCGGATGCCCCTGCCCGCCGCAGTCGGGCCAGCCGGG ggacagggcaggcCACCCCGGCCCAGGGCTTTGCAGCCCAGGAGGATGTTCCCAGCTCCCCAGATGATGCTTCGGATGAAATCATGGACCAGCTGGTGAAATCGGTGACTCACAATGCCAACCCCCGGCCTTGCACCAACAAGGAGCGCAGGAGGTCCCGCAGCAATAGGAAGTCCT TGAGACGGACACTGAAGAGTGGGCTCAGTGATGACCTGGTGCAGGCGCTGGGCCTGGGGCGGGCGCCCAGCGTGGAGGTTTGA